TTCCTGGCGCCGGGGCAGCCGGCCCAGCTGCAGCTGGCCGTGGGGCGCGCCAAGGCCCAAGCCGGCAGCCTGCCGCTGGCCAGCCTGATGCCGGGCTACCGCGAGGGCGACGAATTCAAGCTGGCACAGGCCCAGCTGGGCCCGCTGAGCGCGCAGCCCGAGCCCGGCTGGCAGGAACAGCTGCTGAGCGCGCCCGACCCCGAAACGCGCCAGCGCTGGCTGCTCTGGGCGGTGCTGATCGCGGCGGTGGCAGGGCTGGGGGTGCTGGCCTGGCGGCTGGTGAGGCAGCTGCCGGACCGACGGCAAGAGCAGGACGGCCCGGCGGCCTAGCGAGGCCTTCCGCCCCGCGGCCGCGCATGGTGGGCCGTGCCCAGGCATAACCCTCGTAGTTGACGCCTCTCGCGCTTTCTATACTGCGCGCCGTCCGGGCGCTGTGCGCCCAAACTTGCCCATGAAAACTGCCATGCACGCTCGCCCCAGCACCACCCCGCGCCATCCCCTGGGCGCCTGCGCCGCCGCATTGGCCGGCCTCCTGCTGGCGGCCTGCGCCAGCGTGGACGTCAACGACGCCGACCTCTTCGTGCGCCACCAGCAGCCGATGGAGGCCGGCTGGCTGGCGCAGGCGCAGGCACGCGCCGCCGAGTCCGGCGCAGGGCTGGAGCAGGTGCAGTTCCGCTCGGCCGATGGCACCCTGCTGGGCGGCCTGTTCCTGCGCCAACCCGGCGCCCGGCTGACGGCCGTCTATTTCCAGGGCGCCGGCAATATCGTGCAGCGCAGCTATCCCGCCCTGCTGCGCGATGCGAGCCAGTTGCCGCTCAATGCGCTGTTCTGGGACTATCGCGGCATGGGTCTGTCGGAAGGTGTGGGTGGCACCCCGCAGTTGATGGCCGATGCGCAGGCCGCCGTGCGCGAAGCGCGCCGCCTGTCCGGCGAGGCCCTGCCCCTGGCCTACTGGGGCTTTTCGCTGGGCACCCTGGTGAGCGCCCATCTGGCCCGAGAGCTGCCCCCCGATGCGCTGCTGCTGGAAGGCGCGCTGACCACAGCCCAGGCCTGGGCCGAGAACCAGGTGCCCTGGTATGCCAAGCCCTTCGTGAGCATCCGGCTGGCCGATACGGTGCGCGGCTACGACAACCACCAGGCCCTGCGCGAGCTGCGCCGGCCCACGCTGATGCTGGTGGGCAGCCTGGACCCGGCCAGCCCGCCGGCCTTCACCCACAGCCTGGCGCAGGCCATGCAGCATCGCGACAGCTGCCTGCGCGTGGTCGAGGTGCCCGAGGTCGCCCACGGCGGCGCCCTGCGCAAGCCCGAGGGCCTGGCGGCCGCCCGCGCCTGGCTGGAACGCGGCGCCGCACGGCAGGGTTGCTGATCACGCCCCAAACGGCGTCGGTTCGGGCTTTTGGCGGGGGCTGCTGGCGTATTGCGCCGCCGTCAGCTCATAGAGCAGGCTGGGCGCCTGCCCCGGCACGTCGGCGAGCGAGCCCTTGAGGCGCATGCCGATGCGCTCCAGGGTCTTGCGCGAGGGCGTGTTGGCCGGGCGCACCACCGCCAGCACGGCGGGGGCCTGCAGCTGCGTGAAGGCCAGGCCCAGGGCGGTGAGCGCCATCTCGGAGGCATAGCCCTGGCCCCAGGCCTGGGGGCGGAAGCGGAAGTAGAGGTTCAGCCCCTCCTGGCCATCGATGGGCTTTGCCATGATGCCGCCGAAGCCCAGCACCTGCTCGGGCAGTTCGCGCAGGGCAATCACCCAGTAGCCAAAGCCGCGCTGCTGCCAATGGGCCTGCCATTGCTGCAACAGCTCCTGGGCTTCCGCGCGCGCGTGCAGGGGCCCGTGCGGGCTGTGATGGTTGGTGACCGGATCGGCATGCACCTCGAACAGCGTGTCCAGGTCGGCGTCGGCGGGCGCGCGCAGCAGCAGGCGCTCGGTCTCCAGCAGCAGCGGTGCTGCCATGGGATGCGCATTCGCAACGGGACCTATTTGCCAACTCATGCCTTGCCAAAGCCTTTGGGTTCGGGGTTTTCCCTGATTATGACGGCAGCCCGGGCGGGCCGAGCCCCCTGGGCTTGGGGGCCTGTGCGCGCAGCGGATTCCGCTGTGACATGCTGCCGATTTGCATATACTGTGTTTTTGTACAGTTATCATGCCAACCGCCGTTCTCGCCGCCGATCCCAGCCACGCCGCCCTGCTGGCCGATGCACGGCTGTGGCGCGCCACCAGCCTGGGCGCCAGCGCCAGCCCCTGCATCGCCAGCGGCTTCGGCGCCCTGGATGCCCAGCTGCCCGGTGGCGGCTGGCCCACGCGCATGCTCAGCGAGATCCTGCAGGCCCAGGCCGGGCTGTGCGAATGGCGCTTGCTGGGGCCGGCGCTGGGTCGGCTGCTGCAACAACAAGCCCCGCAGCCCCAGCCCATGCGCCGCAAGCCCGTCACGCCGGCGCCCGCGGCGCGCCCCCCGCTCTTGCTGGTGAACCCGCCGCAGCAACCCCATCTGCCGGGCTTGCGCGCGCATGGCATCACGCCGCAGCAGCTGGTCTGGGTCGCGCCCGCCAATGCCTTGCAGGCGCTCTGGGCCACCGAGCAGGCCATCAAGGCGAATGCCGCCGGCGCCGTGCTGGCCTGGCTGCCCGAGGCAAGGCCGGCGCAGATACGCCGCCTGCAGGCCGCGGCCCTGGGCTCGGCGGCGCCGGTGTTCCTGTTCCGGCCGCTGGCGGTGCAAACCCAATCCTCGGCCGCGCCGCTGCGCCTGATCCTGAGCCCCGGCGCCGACTGGCAGCTGCAGCTGCACATCCTCAAGCGCCGCGGCCCCGCCCATGCCCAGGCGCTGCGGCTGGAGGCGCTGCCGGCCGAGCTGGCCGCGCTGCTGGCGCCGCGGCAGCTGCGCCCCGCCACGGTCATCGCGCCGAGCATCCCCGCCGTACCCAAGGAGCTCAGCCATGAGCCCAAACCCGCCCCATCCGCTGTATTGGCTCGCCCTGCTGCTCGCGCCGCCAGCCTGCAGTGATCCGGCCGCGCGGCAGACCCTGGCCTGGTGGAGCCTGCAGTTCACGCCGCGCGTGGCCCTGCTGGAAGATGAGCAAGAAGAAAGCCCGGCCGTGCTGCTGGAGCTGGGCGCCAGCCTGCGCCTGTTCGGCGGCCTGCGCGCCCTGCACCGGCGCGTGCTGCGAGAGGGCCCGGCCTATGGCGTGCAGGGCCTGGCCTGGGCCCCCACCAGCCTGGGCGCCTTGGCTCTCGCCAGAGCGGGCATCGTGGATGGCCTCACGCAAGACCTGACCCCACTGCTGGACAGCCTGCCCCTGCACAGCCTCAGCGCGGTGGCCGCGCACGCGCCCATGCTGGCGCGGCTGGGCTGCCAGCGCCTGGGCCAGCTGCGCGCGCTGCCGCGCGGGCCCACGGCGCGGCGCTTTGGCCCGGCCCTGCTGCAGGCGCTGGACCAGGCCTATGGCCAGGCCCCCGAGGCCCATGCCTGGGTGGTGGCGCCCGAGCAGTTCCGGGCGCGCCTGGAGCTGCCCTACCGCATCGAGAACGCGCCGGCGCTGAGCCATTACGTCGAGCAGCTCCTGCGCCAGCTCTGCGCCTGGCTGGCGGCGCGGCATGCCGGCATCAAGCGGCTCACGCTCGCCTGGCAGCACGACGCGATGCGCGCGCGCGAGGCCGGCAGCGGCGGGCAGCTGAGCCTGGGCACGGCCGATACCACGCGCGATTTCGGCCATCTCGCGCGCCTCATGCGCGAGCACCTGGCCCAGCTGACGCTGCAGGCGCCGGTGGGCGAGCTAAGCCTGTGCGCCGACGAGGTGCTGGCCCTGCAGGAACACAGCGCCTCGCTGCTGCCCCCCAATGGTGCAGGATCCCCCGAACAGCCCAGGGAGCCGCTCAACCAGCTGCTGGAGCGCATGGCGGTGCGCCTGGGCCCCGAGCGCGTGCGCCGCGCCCGCCTGCGCGAGGACCACCGGCCCGAATGCATGCAGGACTGGCTGGCCTGGGGCCAGGTCTTGCCCCCGGCCAGCATGCGCCCGGCCCTGCAGCCCCAGCCCAGCTGGCTGCTGGAGCCGCCGCTGGCGCTCAAGACGCGCCGCGACCAACCCGTTCACCAGGGCCAGGTCTTGCAGCTGCTGGCCGGGCCGCAGCGCATCGAGGGTGGTTGGTGGGGCGGCAAGGCCGTGGATCCGCAGGTGCAGCGCGACTATTTCCTCGCCCGCAGCAGCAGCAGCAGCGCCAGCAACGGCCTGAGCGGCCTGCTGTGGATCTACCAGGAGCGCCTCTCCACCGCAGAGCAGCGCTGGTTTCTGCATGGGGTGTTCGCATGAACAACCAGACGCGCGGACCGGGGGGATACGCGGAACTCCACTGCTTGAGCAATTTCAGCTTTCTGCGCGGCGCCTCCGATCCTGAGGAGCTGGTGCGGCGCGCCCACGACCAGGGCTATGCGGCCCTGGCCATCACCGACGAATGCTCGTTGGCCGGGGTGGTGCGCGCGCATGTGGGCCTGAAGCGCCTGATGGGCGAGCGGCCCGAGCTGGACCCCGAGCTGGAGCTGCCCCAGCTCATCATCGGCAGCGAGTTCCTGGTGCGCGCGGACGACGGTGAGGCGCCGCTCTTCAAGCTGGTACTGCTGGCGCCGCAGCGCGAGGCCTATGGCAACCTGAGCCAGTTCATCACCGATCTGCGCCGCGCCTCCCTCACCAAGGGCCAGTACCGGCTGAGCTGGCCGCAGCTGCATACCGCCAGCCAACAAGCCCAGTTGGACGGCTTGCTGCTCATCCTGCTGCCGCTGCGCAGCCGCAGCGATGCCGAATTGCTGGCGCAGGCACGCTGGCTGCTGGGCGCCTTCGCGGGCCGCGCCTGGATCGGCGTGGAGCTGCTCAGCGAACTCTCCGACGAGCTCTGGCTGCAGCGCCTGCGCGCGCTCTCGGAGGCCACGGAGATCCCGCTCGTGGCCTGTGGCGATGTGCACATGCATGTGCGCTCGCGCAAGCCCCTGCAGGACGTGATGACGGCCACCCGCCTCAACAAGCCCATCCATGCCTGCGGCCTGGACCTGCAGCCCAATGCCGAGCGCCATCTGCGCAGCCGCCTGCGCCTGGCCCAGGTCTACCCGCCCGAGTTGCTGGCCGAGACGCTGAAGATCGCCGAGCGCTGCCACTTCACGCTCGACGAGCTGCGCTACCAATACCCCAGCGAAGTCATCCCCGCCGGCGAGACGCCCTCCAGCTATCTGCGCCGCCTCACCTTCGAGGGCATGGCCAGGCGCTGGCCCGCGGACGGCGGCGCCGCCTGGCTGGCGCGCGTCGAGCATGAGCTGGCGCTGATCGCCGAGCTGCGCTACGAGCATTACTTCCTCACCGTGGCCGACATCGTGCGCTTCGCACGGGGCCAGGGCATCCTCTGCCAGGGGCGCGGCTCGGCCGCCAACTCGGTGGTCTGCTACTGCCTGGAGATCACCGCGGTGGACCCGGCCGAGAGCACCCTGCTGTTCGAGCGCTTCATCAGCAAGGAGCGCAACGAGCCGCCCGATATCGATGTGGACTTCGAGCATGAGCGCCGCGAGAAGGTGATCCAGTACCTCTACCAGCGCTACGGCCGCCACCGCGCCGCCCTCACCGCGGTGGTGATCGCCTACCGCGCGCGCAGCGCGCTGCGCGACGTGGGCCGCGCGCTGGACTTCGACGCGGCCTTGCTGGAAAAGCTCGCCAAGGACCATTCGGGCTGGAGCGAGGACATCCTGCCACCCGAGCGCTTCGCGCAGCTGCAGCAGGAGCTTGGCTTCGATGCCCAGGACACGAAGCTGCAGCAGCTCATCACGCTGGCGCGCCAGCTGATGGGCATGCCGCGCCACCTCAGCCAGCATGTGGGCGGCTTCGTACTCACCGAGGGGCCGCTGTCGCGCCTGGTGCCGATCGAGAACGCCAGCATGAAGGACCGCAGCGTGATCGAGTGGGACAAGGACGATCTCGACGCGCTCAATCTGCTCAAGGTCGACGTGCTGGCCCTGGGCATGCTCAGCGCGCTGCGGCGCTGCTACGCGATGGTGAACCGGCTGCGCGGCAGCACGCTGGAGCTCGCCACCACGCCGCAGGGCGACGATCCCACCTACGACATGATCTGCGCCGCCGACACCATCGGCACCTTCCAGATCGAGAGCCGCGCGCAGATGTCGATGCTGCCGCGCCTCAAGCCGCGCAAGTTCTACGACCTGGTGATCGAGGTGGCGATCGTGCGCCCCGGCCCCATCGAGGGCGGCATGGTGCACCCCTATCTGGAGAACCGCGCCAAGCACCCGGACGATGTCGTCTACCCCAGCGAGGACCTGAAGGCGGCGCTCGCGCGCACCTGCGGCATCCCGATCTTCCAGGAGCAGGTGATGCAAGTGGCGATGATCGCGGCCGGCTTCACGCCCGGCGAGGCCGACCAGCTGCGCCGCGCCATGGCGGCCTGGAAGCGGCCCGGCGACCTGGGCAAGTTCCACGAAAAAATCCTCGACGGCATGCGCGCGCGCGGCTACCAGGACGCGTTTGCCGAATCCATCTTCAAGCAGATCAAGGGCTTTGCCTCCTACGGCTTCCCCGAATCGCATGCCGCCAGCTTTGCCCTGCTCACCTATGTGAGCTGCTGGCTCAAGAGGCACGAGCCGGCGGCCTTTCTGTGCGCGCTGCTGAACTCGCAGCCGCTGGGCTTCTACACCCCGGCCCAGCTGGTGCAGGACGCGCGCCGCCATGGCGTCGAGGTGCTGCCCGCCGATGTGAGCTACAGCGATCTGGACAGCCGGCTCACCCCCGAGGTGCTGGGCGACGATGCCGCACTGGCCCAGCCCGCCGTGCGCCTGGGCCTGCGCCTGGTGCATGGGCTGGCGGATGCGGCGGCCGAGCGCATCGTGGCGGCGCGCAGCGCAGCCCTCTTCAGCGATGCGCAAGACCTGGCCCTGCGCGCCGCGCTGGACCAGCGCGAGATGCAGCTGCTGGCCGCCGCCGATGCGCTCAGTTCGCTCAGCGGGCATCGCCGCCAGCAGGTCTGGCAGGCCTCGGCGCTGCGCAGCCTGCCGCCGCTGTTGCGCGGCAGCATGCCGGCCGAGGATGAGCTGGCCTTGCCCGCCGCGCCCGAGGGCGAGGAGGTGCTGTGGGACTATGCCTCGCTGGGCCTGACCCTGCGCAGCCATCCGCTGGCGCTGCTGCGCGCACGCCTGGCCAGGCGCGGGCTGCAGAGCTCGGCCGAGCTGCAAGACTGGCCCAGCGGCCGCATGGTGCACAGCTGCGGCCTGGTGACGGTGCGCCAGCGCCCGCAGACCGCCAAGGGCACGCTCTTCATCAGCCTGGAAGACGAGGCCGGCAGCGTGCAGGTGATCGTCTGGCCCGACATCTACAAGGCGCACCGCTCCACCATCCTGGCCGCGCGCCTGCTGGTGGTGCATGGCCGCTGGCAGCACGAGAACGGCGTGCGCCATCTGCTCGGCCAGCGCTTCGAGGACCTGACGCCCTGGCTGGGGCGGCTGGGGGTCAGCAGCCGGGACTTCAGGTAGGGCCGGGGTCGGCCAGACCGGCGAGTTCCGGCACCGGGCCGCTGGCGGCACGATCGATCGAGACGCTCAGGGCCTGCCAGCGGTCGGCGAGTTCGGCGCGCTCCTGCTCGGCCTGGCGGGCATAGGCGAAGGCATCACTGCCCAGCAGGATATGCGGCGGCAGCTGCGCGGCCGCTGCCAGCTTGAGCACCACCTGCGCGACCTTGGCCGGGTCGCCGTTTTCATGGCCCCAATAGTCCTCCAGCATGCGGTTGAAGGCGCCGACCGAGGGCTCGTAATCGGGCAGCAGGGCCACGCCCTGGCCATGGGCCCGCTTGCCCCAGTTCGTCTGCATGCCGCCCGGCTCCAGCGCGGTGACCGCCACGCCGAAGGGCGCGGCCTCCTGCGCCAGGCATTCCGTGAAGCCGCCCACCGCCCACTTGGCGGCGAAATACGAGGAATTGCCGGGCCTGGTGATGCGCCCGCCGACCGAGGAGATCTGGATGATGTGCCCGCTGCGCTGCGCCCGCATCAGCGGCAGTGCGGCACGGCTGAGGTTGACGACGCCGAACAGACAGGTCTCCACCACGGCGCGGAAGTCCTCGGACGGGATCTGCTCGAAGGGGCGCGCATCGCCGTAGCCGGCGTTGTTCACCAGCACATCGAGCCGGCCGAAGGCGGCGATGGCGGCCCGTACCGCCGCGACGCCTTGCGCCTCGTCGCGCACATCGAGCGCGGCGGTACGCACGCGCGGGCCATAGCGCTCGACGAGCGCGTCGAGGGCGCGGACCTCGCGGGCCGTCGCCAGCACGCAATGCCCGGCGGCGAGCGCCGCTTCGGCGATGTGGCGGCCGAGGCCACTGCCACTGCCCGTGATCAACCAGACTTGAGTCATTGCATTCACCTGTTCCATGGGGGTTTCACTCGCTGCGGCGCACCTTCAGGCGCGCACCTCGACCACCAGCCGGCCGCGTGCGCGGCCGGCGGCCACTTCCTCATGCGCGGCCAGCGCGCTGTCCAGCGTGTAGCGGCGCGCGTCCATCAGCGGCACAAGCTGCCCGCGTTCGGCCAGCTTCGCGGCCTCTTCGAGGATGTGGCCATGGTGGGCACGGCCCTCGCCCGTGAGCAGCGGCAGCAGCGTGAACACGCCCGAGTAGCTCGCCGCCCGGAACGACAGGGGCGCCAATGCATGCGTGCCCCAGCCCAGGCAGCTCAGCACATGGCCGACATGGGGGCGCACGGCCTGAAAGGCGGCGTCGAGCACGGCACCCCCCACGGTGTCGTAGATCACATCGAAACCCAGGCCGCCGGTGTGCTCGGCCACATAGGCCTCGACGGCGGTGGTCCGGTAGTCGATCGGTGTGGCGCCAAAGCGGCGCACCGTTTCGGCCTGCTCCGGCGACACGGTTGCATACACCTCGGCGCCCAGCGCCTTGGCCAGCTGCACCGCGACATGGCCGACCCCGCCGGCACCGCCATGCACCAGCACCTTCTGACCGGCCCTGGTCCTGGCCCGGTCGACCAGCCCTTCCCAGGCCGTGATAGTGATCAGCGGCAAGGCCGCGGCCTCCCGCATCGACAGATTGGCCGGCTTGCGCGCAAGCAGGTCCGCGTCCACGGCGGCGAACTCGGCCAGCGAACCCTGCAGGCCGCCGACCCCACCCGTCAGGCCATAGACCTGGTCGCCGACGCGCAAGCGCGCAACGCCGGGGCCCACGGCCCGCACCACGCCAGCGACGTCCATGCCCAGCACGGCCGGCAGGGCATGCCGGGCATGGGCCGCCTTGCCGGCGCGGATCTTGCCGTCCAGCGGATTCACGCCGCTGGCGGCGATTTCCAGCAGCACCTGCCCCGGGCCCGGCACGGGAACCGGCAGCGTCCGGGACAGGAATGGCCCGTCGGTGGCTTCAAGCACCAGGGCGCGCATGGAGGTGGTGGTCATGGGGATCTCCGTTGTGGGTCAGTGGCGCTATTCTTGGCTCGTCAATAACGCATGTAAATTCACAACATCGCATGGACTCCATGCACATTTGTTGAGGGCATCGATGGAATGGAGTGACATCAAGGTGTTTCTCGCGATTGCGCGCGCACGCTCACTGAGCGGTGCCGCGCGTGCCACCAAGCAGAGCCAGCCCACCATGGGCCGCAGGCTCAAGGTGCTGGAGCGGGACCTGGGCCACGCGCTGTTTCAGCGCGGCAGCGAGGGCCTGCTGCTGACCGACGAGGGCGACGCCTTGCTGGCCCATGCCGAGCGCATGGAGCAGGAGGCGCTGGCCTTCGAGCGCGAGCTCGCGGGGCAGCAGACGCAGCTCGAAGGCCAGCTGCGCGTGGCGTCGTCGGACTGGTTTGGCGTCCACATGCTGACGCCGGTGTTCGCCGAGTTCGGCAAGGCGCATCCCCGCGTCAGCATCGAGCTGGTGACCGACGCGCGCCTGTTCAGCCTGGCGCGCCGCGAAGCCGAGCTGGCCTTTCGCATCCAGCCCTTTGCCGAGCCGCACGTGATCCAGCGCCGGCTGATGACCGTGCCCTACGGTCTCTATGTGGCCAAGGGAAGCCCGCGACCGGACGGCGCCGGCGGCCAGGGCAGCGCGCTGATCACGCTGGATGCCGCCTACAGCGACTTCCCCGATGCACGCTGGCTGAAGAAGACCCTGCCCAAGGCACGTGTTGCCTTCACCAGCAACAGCCGCGACGTGCAGGCGCGCATGTGTGCGCTGGGCGCCGGCTTGGCGGTGCTGCCCCGGCCGCTGGGCGACA
This portion of the Paucibacter sediminis genome encodes:
- a CDS encoding alpha/beta hydrolase, which gives rise to MHARPSTTPRHPLGACAAALAGLLLAACASVDVNDADLFVRHQQPMEAGWLAQAQARAAESGAGLEQVQFRSADGTLLGGLFLRQPGARLTAVYFQGAGNIVQRSYPALLRDASQLPLNALFWDYRGMGLSEGVGGTPQLMADAQAAVREARRLSGEALPLAYWGFSLGTLVSAHLARELPPDALLLEGALTTAQAWAENQVPWYAKPFVSIRLADTVRGYDNHQALRELRRPTLMLVGSLDPASPPAFTHSLAQAMQHRDSCLRVVEVPEVAHGGALRKPEGLAAARAWLERGAARQGC
- a CDS encoding GNAT family N-acetyltransferase gives rise to the protein MAAPLLLETERLLLRAPADADLDTLFEVHADPVTNHHSPHGPLHARAEAQELLQQWQAHWQQRGFGYWVIALRELPEQVLGFGGIMAKPIDGQEGLNLYFRFRPQAWGQGYASEMALTALGLAFTQLQAPAVLAVVRPANTPSRKTLERIGMRLKGSLADVPGQAPSLLYELTAAQYASSPRQKPEPTPFGA
- the imuA gene encoding translesion DNA synthesis-associated protein ImuA, with product MPTAVLAADPSHAALLADARLWRATSLGASASPCIASGFGALDAQLPGGGWPTRMLSEILQAQAGLCEWRLLGPALGRLLQQQAPQPQPMRRKPVTPAPAARPPLLLVNPPQQPHLPGLRAHGITPQQLVWVAPANALQALWATEQAIKANAAGAVLAWLPEARPAQIRRLQAAALGSAAPVFLFRPLAVQTQSSAAPLRLILSPGADWQLQLHILKRRGPAHAQALRLEALPAELAALLAPRQLRPATVIAPSIPAVPKELSHEPKPAPSAVLARPAARAASLQ
- a CDS encoding Y-family DNA polymerase is translated as MSPNPPHPLYWLALLLAPPACSDPAARQTLAWWSLQFTPRVALLEDEQEESPAVLLELGASLRLFGGLRALHRRVLREGPAYGVQGLAWAPTSLGALALARAGIVDGLTQDLTPLLDSLPLHSLSAVAAHAPMLARLGCQRLGQLRALPRGPTARRFGPALLQALDQAYGQAPEAHAWVVAPEQFRARLELPYRIENAPALSHYVEQLLRQLCAWLAARHAGIKRLTLAWQHDAMRAREAGSGGQLSLGTADTTRDFGHLARLMREHLAQLTLQAPVGELSLCADEVLALQEHSASLLPPNGAGSPEQPREPLNQLLERMAVRLGPERVRRARLREDHRPECMQDWLAWGQVLPPASMRPALQPQPSWLLEPPLALKTRRDQPVHQGQVLQLLAGPQRIEGGWWGGKAVDPQVQRDYFLARSSSSSASNGLSGLLWIYQERLSTAEQRWFLHGVFA
- a CDS encoding error-prone DNA polymerase, whose translation is MNNQTRGPGGYAELHCLSNFSFLRGASDPEELVRRAHDQGYAALAITDECSLAGVVRAHVGLKRLMGERPELDPELELPQLIIGSEFLVRADDGEAPLFKLVLLAPQREAYGNLSQFITDLRRASLTKGQYRLSWPQLHTASQQAQLDGLLLILLPLRSRSDAELLAQARWLLGAFAGRAWIGVELLSELSDELWLQRLRALSEATEIPLVACGDVHMHVRSRKPLQDVMTATRLNKPIHACGLDLQPNAERHLRSRLRLAQVYPPELLAETLKIAERCHFTLDELRYQYPSEVIPAGETPSSYLRRLTFEGMARRWPADGGAAWLARVEHELALIAELRYEHYFLTVADIVRFARGQGILCQGRGSAANSVVCYCLEITAVDPAESTLLFERFISKERNEPPDIDVDFEHERREKVIQYLYQRYGRHRAALTAVVIAYRARSALRDVGRALDFDAALLEKLAKDHSGWSEDILPPERFAQLQQELGFDAQDTKLQQLITLARQLMGMPRHLSQHVGGFVLTEGPLSRLVPIENASMKDRSVIEWDKDDLDALNLLKVDVLALGMLSALRRCYAMVNRLRGSTLELATTPQGDDPTYDMICAADTIGTFQIESRAQMSMLPRLKPRKFYDLVIEVAIVRPGPIEGGMVHPYLENRAKHPDDVVYPSEDLKAALARTCGIPIFQEQVMQVAMIAAGFTPGEADQLRRAMAAWKRPGDLGKFHEKILDGMRARGYQDAFAESIFKQIKGFASYGFPESHAASFALLTYVSCWLKRHEPAAFLCALLNSQPLGFYTPAQLVQDARRHGVEVLPADVSYSDLDSRLTPEVLGDDAALAQPAVRLGLRLVHGLADAAAERIVAARSAALFSDAQDLALRAALDQREMQLLAAADALSSLSGHRRQQVWQASALRSLPPLLRGSMPAEDELALPAAPEGEEVLWDYASLGLTLRSHPLALLRARLARRGLQSSAELQDWPSGRMVHSCGLVTVRQRPQTAKGTLFISLEDEAGSVQVIVWPDIYKAHRSTILAARLLVVHGRWQHENGVRHLLGQRFEDLTPWLGRLGVSSRDFR
- a CDS encoding SDR family NAD(P)-dependent oxidoreductase; its protein translation is MTQVWLITGSGSGLGRHIAEAALAAGHCVLATAREVRALDALVERYGPRVRTAALDVRDEAQGVAAVRAAIAAFGRLDVLVNNAGYGDARPFEQIPSEDFRAVVETCLFGVVNLSRAALPLMRAQRSGHIIQISSVGGRITRPGNSSYFAAKWAVGGFTECLAQEAAPFGVAVTALEPGGMQTNWGKRAHGQGVALLPDYEPSVGAFNRMLEDYWGHENGDPAKVAQVVLKLAAAAQLPPHILLGSDAFAYARQAEQERAELADRWQALSVSIDRAASGPVPELAGLADPGPT
- a CDS encoding zinc-dependent alcohol dehydrogenase family protein — encoded protein: MTTTSMRALVLEATDGPFLSRTLPVPVPGPGQVLLEIAASGVNPLDGKIRAGKAAHARHALPAVLGMDVAGVVRAVGPGVARLRVGDQVYGLTGGVGGLQGSLAEFAAVDADLLARKPANLSMREAAALPLITITAWEGLVDRARTRAGQKVLVHGGAGGVGHVAVQLAKALGAEVYATVSPEQAETVRRFGATPIDYRTTAVEAYVAEHTGGLGFDVIYDTVGGAVLDAAFQAVRPHVGHVLSCLGWGTHALAPLSFRAASYSGVFTLLPLLTGEGRAHHGHILEEAAKLAERGQLVPLMDARRYTLDSALAAHEEVAAGRARGRLVVEVRA
- a CDS encoding LysR family transcriptional regulator, which gives rise to MEWSDIKVFLAIARARSLSGAARATKQSQPTMGRRLKVLERDLGHALFQRGSEGLLLTDEGDALLAHAERMEQEALAFERELAGQQTQLEGQLRVASSDWFGVHMLTPVFAEFGKAHPRVSIELVTDARLFSLARREAELAFRIQPFAEPHVIQRRLMTVPYGLYVAKGSPRPDGAGGQGSALITLDAAYSDFPDARWLKKTLPKARVAFTSNSRDVQARMCALGAGLAVLPRPLGDSIANIERIEIDPPPPGRDVWLGYHRDLRRLRRLRALVDLVAARLAE